In the genome of Raphanus sativus cultivar WK10039 chromosome 9, ASM80110v3, whole genome shotgun sequence, the window ACATTGTTTCAACATTGAAACTAACTTAAATAGAACCGAGTTGTATTCATCCACAGATTTATAGTATTGAAACTCAGGTTCTTCCACTCAAATTTtatcctttggtaatagcaccgttttatggtgatcatatcttCGCTGTAAGGCGGTCCAAAGTTCTAGTGGATTTTCTTTACTGGGATACTGATTTCTTTAGACTCTCATTTAGATGGTGGCTAATAACTAATATTGCCATGTATCAATCTTTCTCGTTTGGCAATATCGCCTTCTATGATTCATTCACCAAGTCCTTTTGACTTTAGGATAACCTCGGTATCCAGTGcctattttaaatgattatctcTTTAGAGATTTAGGACAGCATAATCCAAGTATattttcgacatctcatatTGTATATCATTCaatctttataagaaaatcaatcatataaatcgtgtgatcaagcaaacaatcgagttaatgctttcctaataaacaagtcacacggcttagatatatgtctaaaatataaagtttttccttttatagaacgtttctgaaaatataaattttctgaaaatagaaagtttccctttatagtaagtttctaaaaatagaaagtttccttttatagtaagttttaaaaatagaaagttttcttttatagtaagtttctaaaaatagaaagtttcattttctagaaatattctgaaaatataaagtttcttTTTACAGTAAGTTTCTAGAGTTTATAAGAAATcgatcataattatgttttaggagatgatcaacttcaaagtttaaaatcgatttgatcattcagatcaatgatgttttcgAGATTCAGCAAGCCATTGAGGCtgtgattttaattgattaacaatctcatatcgaactttaGGTTTAAGAGCTCCGATTTACTCATGGATGGGTTTGGACTTATTAATCTAGGTTGTTAGGGATTTTGCAAGATTTTAATTGTCATAACCTTTAACATCAAACCAAATTCGATTTTTTGTGTTCTCTTTCAGAGTTTCAGACAGTTTACCTTTGTTTAGAGAAGATCTGAAACCGGACcaccaagagaaagagagatcgtagatggattagggttttgacgGCGCAGCTTAGAACGGGAGGTGAGCACGCGTCTGAAATCGGATTGATGTGACGTTTGCGGcactggattcttctcgtcgagagcttcaaATTGATAGGTTGATCGTCATCTGAGTCCTTACGGTTAGAGAAATATGACAGTTTGAAGTTGCACCCGAAATTAGGGTTTggtcacttgacggcgcgtATTAGAATAGAGAGTGAGGGCGCGTCCGACGTCAGATGGAGTCGAggccgacggcgttggattcgtctcgtcaagagcttcaatttggtatgtggctcgtcgtctggatccttacggttggagagaacgagctgtttgaagtggtgccgtcaattagggttttttGAGGTAGTTCGGGATTtcagagtctcgtgctgataacgtgttgtgaaagtttgttttattattgaatcaaagtgttccttatataggaaatacatggcgacatgggcctaaatacaatgggccataaacgggccaagattataagtaaatatctaatgagCTGGACAtctataaacataatattcataacaacTGAATTTTTATTCAGTTTTGGCAATTTTTAAATAGCTTATTTCTCCGCAGATCTGCGATGATTAAACGTGTCATTCTCATCCTTGATGGTTGATACTACGGGTTGTTAAAGGTCCATAGTTTGTTGTTTTTAGTTCGGCCTGTTAGACTTGGCCTTTTGTGTAGGGTGTTTGAGCATGTTTTTTTTGGGccttatttatgttttctcaAGCTGTTTAGGGCTTGTTTCTCTTATTAAAATtaagttgaccaaaaaaaaaattagaaagtaTACCAGCTAGCCTAATACCAGCCGGTTCCCTAGAGAAATCACAAAATAGTTTTGCATTTCTGACCAACTTTTCTCTCACCTTTGAGCCTCTCTGAACTGCGAAATGGAACCACCGAAGGACCAACAGACGCCGGTGAAATCTCCCTCCGAACCACCGTCCTCCGCTTATCCTCACTCCGGCTGCTGTACAAACTGCGGCGGACCAACAATTTCCGAGCCGCCGCAACCTCTAGCTTCATTACCCGACATGTCACCGCCACCAAACTACCGCCCGATCCGAGCTCCAGCCATCAATCTCCCCCACAACTCTCAGGCCATCATCCTCTCCCCCGTTCCTCACGCCGAGCAAGTCCCCGTCGTCGCTCCGCCGTATCAATTCCAACGCCCCGTCAAGCGAATCCACTCCCCAGACGACATTCGCCGCTTCCAGGAATCACCCTCTTTCAAGAACTTCTTGGGATTCGTTGTCTCTCTCTCCGAATCGATCCGCGGACACAAAATCTCAGATCCTTGCCACGTGTCACCCACCGTCGCCGCCATAGTATCGATCCTCGACACCTTGTTGCAATGGATCGACGAGATCCCTCCTGTTGAAATGTCCTCTCGTTACGGTAACATCTCGTTTCGGTCGTGGCACGATCGTCTCGCCGAGAAAGCCGAATCTCTTATCCATGAGTTTCTCCCTGACGAGTTCAAAGAATCCGTTATCGAGATCCTTCCTTACTTTTTCGATAGCTTTGGAAACGCAACGAGAATCGATTACGGAACGGGGCACGAGACGAACTTCGCGGCGTGGCTGTATTGTTTAGCGAAGATGGGGATCATCAAGGAAGAAGATTACCATGGTGTGGTGGCTAGGGTGTTTGTCAAGTATCTTGAATTGATGCGGAAGTTGCAGATCGTTTATTGCTTGGAGCCTGCTGGTTCTCATGGAGTGTGGGGACTTGATGATTACCATTTCTTGCCCTTTATATTCGGGAGCTCTCAGTTGATTGATCACAAGTATATGAAGCCGAAATCGATTCACAACGATGATATCTTGGACAATTTCTCTAGCGAGTACATGTACTTGTCTTGTATTGGGTTTGTGAAGAAGGTGAAGAAAGGGTTGTTTGCTGAGCACTCTCCCTTGCTTGATGATATAAGCGGTGTACCCAACTGGAAGAAAGTGAATAGCGGTATGCTCAAGATGTACAAGGTTGAAGTGCTCGAGAAGGTTCCCATTATGCAGCATTTCCTCTTTGGCTGGCTTATCAAATGGTATGActcttctttccttttatctCGTTTTTAAGCATACAAACCTCTGCCTGTGTAATCTGGTTTGTGGATTGGATTTTGTATTACGAGACTGATTGATATCTAGATAGTTTGGTGGTCTTTTTTATCAATGTGTTTGATGGGAATCAGTAACTTCTTGATTGTTACAAACCCTGTTAGTTAGAGAAACTTGTAGTTTACAGATTAAGTTACATTATATTTTGACGCTTGACATTATCAGACATGAACTTACATTATATCTTTTGTATCGATGTgttgtaattaattttaattgctCAAAACCCCCTTGTTGGCAGGGAGGAGTAAATTACTTTACCATAATACATTGGAGCAGGGACGATTTCTACTTGGAGAGATGGCTTATAATGTAGTAGAGACACGTCTTTGCTTTTGCATGTATCGAATAGATGGATGAGATAGATATGAACCTGCTTATGCTATATCTCGTATTTTATACTGTGGGTTTGATACttcaacttgttttttttttttttttggtgattcCAGTCTCATCTGACTTTTACTTTGAAAGTCTCTGCAGCAGAGTAATTTTTACAAATACAGAATCCGTGACACAGGTTCTTTAGAACCTGTTCATAGCTATTGTTTAAAACGCCATTGTTGGAGATGGATTTAGCATCCCTCTACAAGGCCCATTGAACAACAGCTTTCGGCCCATCGACATCAAGATTCCTCTTTGGAGATTGGTTCGATCGATCGCTTGAACCGGATGACCGATCGATCGGTTAAACTTATTTAGGCTCAATACGCCATCGCTTCGCTAGGAAGCCCACGAACATAAATTCAGGCCCAAGGGTTCTAGGGCGAACAGGTCCTAGGGCGAACGAAGGGCAAAGTAACGAGAGCTATAAAAGAAGGTCGAAGTGGAAAGAGAAATGGATCCGAAATACACTTTAGAGCACTGACGGCAAGATTAGGGTTTACTAACCAATCGATCTACCTTGTGTTCTTGCCGGCGCTTTCAACAAAGCTCCGGCCTTTTCTTCTTTTCGTTTCACCTCTTTGTAGTCCGTTCAATCTCGTTCACTAATCAATAAAACGTCTTCGTAAGACCCACAAAACCGAATCCTCTTTACTTTCAGTCGATCAACAAACTTGGATTCAACAGTTAGCGCCCACCGCGGGGCCTTACAAAGTAACGTTTGCAAGGTTAGTATGAGCTCTGAAAACACACCCATGGCTTTAGAAGGAGGAGCCGCCGCCGATACGCCGGTCGCCGCAACGCCGTCCGTTCCTGAGATGCTGCAAGCCATCATGGCGCGCTTCGTTCAACAAGAGGAAACAAACAAAGCTACGAACGAACGTCTAGCTGCACTCGCCGCCGCCTTCGGAACCCTAGATGGCGAAGGTAACGAAGCAGAAACTGCCAGACGACGGTTGTTCGCCACCACGAACCCTAACCCCAACCATAATCCCGACGAACCAATCGACGACGCGCTTCCGACACACGTCGACACCACGCAACCGACCGACGGTTCCGACTCTCTTACAAGCCGTCAGATTGCCGACTTGCAACTCTCCTTACGGGATATCCACTCCAAGATCCACCACGTCAAGACGTCGGCTCCGGAGATCGAACGCGTTCTCGCCTCCACCCAGCGGAACCCTTTCACCAAGCGAATAACAAACGTCAAAATCAAGAAGGCGAAAAAGCTTCGCATCCCCCCGTACACCGGTGTCACAGATCCCACCGATCACATGACAGCTTTTAACATAGCTATGGGTCGGAACCATTTCTCTGACGAAGAGAGAGACGCTGGTCTCTGCCAACTTTTTGTCGAGAGTCTTTTCGGACCGGCCCTCAGCTGGTTCTCTCACCTGAAGGAGCACTCGATCGACAGTTTTCACGATCTATCCGCGTCCTTCCTCAAGAACTATATCATGTGGACGCGTCAAGGCACATCGATGGCTGATTTGTGGAAACTATCTCAATCGTCAACCGAGAGCCTCAAGGACTTCATGGAGAAGTTCAAAGAAGTACTGTCCAAGGTTCCTGTACCGGATCAAACAGCCGTCGAAGCCCTAACCAACTCCCTATGGATCAACTCCAGGTTCAAGGACTACCTCTACGAGCATCCGGATATCACCATCGAAGACGCCCTGCACAACTCGAAAAACTTCATCAGGCTAGAGGAAGACAAACGAGCTTTCAACGCTAAGCAGCAAGCTCTGAAGCAAGCAGCGGCCAAGCCGACGGATGCCCACGAACCGCGTCAGCACGCACCCTACAACAAAAATGACAGGAGAAAAGGGATCATTTCTGCAGTCGGAGAGAGCGACCAATCAGGCACAACAGCTGCCGTACGGGAACCGGGATGGAACGTCTGGGAGCGCGACACTAAAAACAAAACGCAACAACCTCGAAGTTCCTCCTCCGCTAATCCTAAGAGCTCCTCCGTCAGAGATTTGAGCAAGTACTGCGAATATCATGAAATGAAAGGTCACAATACTAAGGAGTGCAGGCATCTCTATGAAGTCTGGCTTGCATCTACCACCGTTAGTCGCACGAAGTCCGATCCCTCCAAGCAGAAGACAGCGAAAAACAACAAGAGCTGGAGTAAAAGCAgggacaaaaagaaaaagtccCAAGGGAAGAAGGATTCTTCCCCGAACGATGACGCCGACGAATCGCAACAAGACGATGACTCCACTTCCGACGAAGATAAACCGAAATCTCGCCGGAAAATCTTCACGATCCGACCGACGCCGTCCCCAACTCCTTCTACGACGGAAATACCGAAACCAGACCTGCGACATTCACTCACTCCGAGAACGGTCCAACCGATCGACAACCTCGCATCCACCGATAGTACTCTTATGGAAATCGACGCGGAGGAAAAGAGAGGTGACGATTCGGCGAGAACGCTCAATGCATCCGACGCTCGGCACGTGCTGAATTCCAAGCGAAAGGAGCACCCTTATCGCCAAGACAAACTGAAGAGGTCGAGCGGTCAATTCGACGAGGGAGAGACGATCGATCTCCGCGCCAAGCTTAACTCGAAGTTCTCAGACCTTCGCGAAAAACTTAAGCGGAACAAGACTGATCGTTCCACAGCCGAACCAGAGCCAGTCATCTCGTATCAACACAAACCTCACGATTTGCGTACTCGGCTCAATTCTCTCCGGGCCGAACGAACGGCGAAACCATCGACGAAGCTTCACGAGCAATCGCATCGATTGAACGTTATCATAGGAGGGTTTCCTCCCTGCAATGAGTCCGTCCGATCGGTGAAAGAATTTCGCCGGAAGGCAATCACCGCCAAACGCTGGCCCGCCACCCCAGAGACTAGCCCCCAAATTACTTTTTCAGCCGAAGATACCGTGGGCGTCTGTATGCCTCACAATGATTCACTCCTTATCGACATCGGAATCAGCGACTGCACTGTAACTAAAGTCTTGGTGGATACTGGCAGTTCAGTCGATCTCATCTTCAAGAGCACACTTGTCAAAATGGGAGTGAGCCTCGACGAAATGAAGCCTTCAGCGCGAACACTAACGGGATTTAACGGATCGTCCGAGACTATGCTTGGAACGATACGCCTGCGCGTCTACGCTGAAGGCGTTGCAAGAAATGTCAAGTTCTCAGTCATTGACGTTCGCGCTCCTTATAACGCTATCCTTGGCACGCCCTGGCTCCATTCCATGAAAGCCATTCCTTCTACTTATCACCAGTGCATCAAATTTCCCGGTATCGATGGACGAATTATCACTCTTCGTGGCGATCAAGCAGCGGCTCGCGACCTACTCGTCGCCGACGTGAAACATCAGAAGGCGACTTCTCACGTTAACACAGTCGCAAAGCCAATCCAGAAGATCTATCCCTTGAAGGGCGAAATTCTCGAGATAGCCATCGACGATACTGACAAAGCCAAAACCATCCACATTGGAGCCTACCTTCCCGACGAGATGAAAGACAAGCTCGTCTCATTTCTCAAAGATAACGTCTCCACCTTTGCTTGGTCAACAGCCGACATGAAAGGGATCGACCCTACCATCACGACGCACGAGCTCAACGTCGatcccactttcaaaccgattcGTCAAAAAAGGCGCAAACTCGGACCCGACCGATCGAAAGCCGTTAATGAAGAAGTCGAGCGATTGTTAGGGGCAGGATCGATTACCGAAGTGAAATATCCCGAATGGCCGGCAAATCCAGTCGTCAAGAAAAAGAATGGCAAATGGAGGGTCTGCGTCGATTTCACCgacctgaacaaagcttgtccaAAAGACAGCTTCCCTCTCCCTCACATCGATCGCCTCGTCGAATCAACATCTGGAAACGAGTTGTTGACATTCATGGATGCGTTCTCTGGTTATAACCAGATAATGATGCATCCAGATGATCGAGAGAAGACGGCCTTCATCACTGACCGCGGTATATATTGCTACAAGGTAATGCCATTCGGCCTGAAGAATGCTGGTGCGACGTATCAGCGTCTCGTCAACAGGATGTTTGCCGAACGATTGGGAGTCACAATGGAGGTctacattgatgacatgttggTCAAATCACCGAAGGCAGCCGATCATATCGATCACCTCAAAGACTGTTTCCTCATCTTGAACGAGTACGGTATGAAACTCAACCCAGCGAAGTGCACCTTCGGAGTCACATCCGGCGAATTCCTAGGCTACATAGTCACTCAAAGGGGAATCGAAGCAAACCCAAAGCAGATATCCGCCATCCTCGATCTCCCCAGTCCCAAGAATAGCCGCGAGGTGCAACGATTGACCGGTCGCATTGCAGCACTCAACCGGTTTATCTCCTGATCAACCGATAAGTGCCTTCCGTTTTACGTTCTGCTGCGCGGCAACAAGAAATTCATCTGGGACGAGCGTTGTGAGGAAGCATTCGATCAGCTCAAACACTATCTCACAACACCACCGGTGCTAGCAAATCCAGATAAAGGTGACACGCTATACCTTTACATTGCAGTGTCCAACGCAGCCGTTAGCAGCGTACTCGTCAAAGACGATCGAGGGGAGCAACGACCGATATTCTATATCAGCCAGCGCATGACCGACGCCGAAACACGTTATTCGACGCTCGAAAAGATGGCATTCGCTGTCAAAACTTCAGCACGCAAGTTGAGGCCATACTTCCAGTCTCATTCGATCGTCGTCCTCACCAACTTACCGCTACGAACCATCATGCAGAATGCCAACCACTCTGGCAGACTCTCGAAGTGGGCTATTGAACTCAGCGAATACGACGTTACGTTTCAAAGCAGAACAGCCGCAAAATCGCAAGTCCTAGCCGATTTCCTCATCGAGTTAACGCCCGAACTCGAGCAAGACCTCAAACTGCCGAGCGACGACTGGATCTTGCATG includes:
- the LOC108823396 gene encoding uncharacterized protein LOC108823396, with amino-acid sequence MEPPKDQQTPVKSPSEPPSSAYPHSGCCTNCGGPTISEPPQPLASLPDMSPPPNYRPIRAPAINLPHNSQAIILSPVPHAEQVPVVAPPYQFQRPVKRIHSPDDIRRFQESPSFKNFLGFVVSLSESIRGHKISDPCHVSPTVAAIVSILDTLLQWIDEIPPVEMSSRYGNISFRSWHDRLAEKAESLIHEFLPDEFKESVIEILPYFFDSFGNATRIDYGTGHETNFAAWLYCLAKMGIIKEEDYHGVVARVFVKYLELMRKLQIVYCLEPAGSHGVWGLDDYHFLPFIFGSSQLIDHKYMKPKSIHNDDILDNFSSEYMYLSCIGFVKKVKKGLFAEHSPLLDDISGVPNWKKVNSGMLKMYKVEVLEKVPIMQHFLFGWLIKWEE